A genomic region of Enterococcus sp. 12C11_DIV0727 contains the following coding sequences:
- the mnmA gene encoding tRNA 2-thiouridine(34) synthase MnmA yields MTDNSKTRVVVGMSGGVDSSVTALLLKEQGYDVVGIFMKNWDDTDENGVCTATEDYKDVAKVADQIGIPYYSVNFEKEYWDRVFEYFLAEYRSGRTPNPDVMCNKEIKFKAFLDYAMQLGADYVATGHYAQVERKEDGTVRMLRGVDNNKDQTYFLSQLSQAQLAKTMFPLGGMEKPEVRAIAERANLATAKKKDSTGICFIGEKNFKQFLSNYLPAKKGNMVTLDGEIKGQHDGLMYYTIGQRQGLGIGGGKGSQEPWFVVGKDLATNTLYVGQGFHHEQLYATHLDASEIHFTVDTEMPKPFECTAKFRYRQDDIPVKVVLTGDGTKAKVIFSEPVRAITPGQAVVFYDGMECLGGGLIDQAYQEEKVLQYI; encoded by the coding sequence ATGACAGATAACAGCAAAACTCGTGTCGTTGTAGGCATGAGCGGAGGTGTAGATTCTTCTGTTACCGCGTTGCTTTTAAAAGAGCAAGGCTATGATGTCGTAGGCATCTTTATGAAAAATTGGGATGACACGGATGAAAATGGTGTCTGTACAGCTACGGAAGACTACAAAGATGTAGCAAAAGTTGCCGATCAAATCGGTATTCCTTATTATTCAGTCAACTTTGAAAAGGAATATTGGGATCGGGTATTTGAATATTTTCTGGCAGAATATCGCTCAGGCCGTACGCCGAACCCTGATGTGATGTGCAACAAGGAAATCAAATTTAAAGCCTTTCTAGATTATGCGATGCAACTTGGGGCAGATTATGTCGCAACTGGACATTATGCTCAAGTCGAACGAAAAGAAGATGGCACTGTACGTATGTTGCGTGGAGTGGATAATAATAAAGACCAAACATATTTCTTGAGTCAATTGTCTCAAGCACAATTAGCTAAAACAATGTTCCCGTTAGGTGGCATGGAAAAACCGGAAGTTCGCGCAATCGCTGAAAGAGCCAATTTAGCAACAGCTAAGAAAAAAGACTCAACAGGGATTTGTTTTATTGGAGAAAAGAACTTCAAGCAATTTCTAAGCAACTATTTACCAGCTAAAAAAGGGAATATGGTGACATTAGATGGTGAAATCAAAGGTCAACATGACGGGTTGATGTATTATACGATCGGTCAACGCCAAGGTTTAGGTATCGGCGGCGGCAAAGGCTCACAAGAACCTTGGTTTGTCGTGGGAAAAGATTTAGCGACGAATACATTGTATGTTGGGCAAGGTTTTCATCATGAACAATTATATGCGACACATTTAGATGCAAGTGAAATTCATTTCACTGTTGATACAGAAATGCCAAAACCTTTTGAATGTACAGCAAAATTCCGTTACCGCCAAGATGACATTCCTGTTAAGGTGGTGTTAACAGGTGACGGAACCAAGGCTAAAGTAATTTTCTCAGAACCTGTTCGAGCAATTACTCCAGGGCAAGCTGTTGTCTTTTATGATGGTATGGAATGCCTTGGTGGTGGCTTGATCGATCAAGCTTACCAAGAAGAAAAAGTATTACAATATATCTAA
- a CDS encoding DUF1033 family protein: MYQVVTMYGDNEPWWFFEDWQEDIEENKTFDSLEEAERYYIKKWQELSSTYEYINTKVNYLAAFWNAGDERWCEECDEDLQQYKGLALLKDLQAVTFESGDDFHERHNDCAKAKCCKSSLV, encoded by the coding sequence ATGTACCAAGTTGTTACCATGTATGGCGATAATGAGCCTTGGTGGTTTTTTGAAGATTGGCAGGAAGATATTGAAGAAAATAAAACATTTGATTCTTTGGAAGAGGCTGAACGTTACTACATAAAAAAATGGCAAGAACTTTCTTCAACATATGAATACATAAATACAAAAGTTAATTATTTAGCGGCCTTCTGGAACGCGGGGGATGAACGCTGGTGTGAGGAATGTGATGAGGATCTGCAGCAATATAAGGGACTTGCTTTGTTGAAAGATTTGCAAGCTGTAACTTTTGAGAGCGGTGATGATTTTCATGAACGTCATAATGATTGTGCTAAGGCGAAATGTTGTAAATCAAGTCTTGTTTAA
- a CDS encoding DsbA family oxidoreductase — protein sequence MITIEFFHDVVCSFCFPMSYRMRQVQKELPEIKIIHRSFALAREEADHEQMFGSRENAKNEILTHWVHANQNDDLHRFNIEGMKAADFLFPTSMNGLLAAKAAGVVSEELGYWEVFDALQKALFVESRNIGDLAVIESIVKQSSVDFEDWQQAFVDPATLALVEDDFRIANAYQLTGVPALIVNGKYLINGAQPLEQIIQALQTIKEKEAPLIEANDSESGSCNMEDGKWVCKD from the coding sequence ATGATCACAATTGAATTTTTTCACGACGTCGTCTGTAGCTTTTGTTTTCCGATGTCTTATCGGATGAGGCAAGTTCAAAAAGAATTACCAGAAATAAAGATTATTCATCGCTCTTTTGCCCTCGCTAGAGAAGAGGCTGATCACGAGCAGATGTTTGGTTCTAGAGAAAATGCTAAAAATGAAATTTTAACACACTGGGTTCATGCCAATCAAAATGATGATCTTCATCGATTTAATATCGAAGGAATGAAAGCCGCTGATTTTCTTTTCCCCACTTCTATGAATGGGTTACTTGCTGCTAAAGCAGCTGGTGTTGTATCTGAAGAGTTGGGCTATTGGGAAGTGTTTGATGCACTTCAAAAAGCTCTTTTTGTTGAGAGTCGAAATATTGGCGATCTAGCTGTAATCGAATCGATTGTTAAACAAAGTTCGGTTGATTTTGAAGACTGGCAACAAGCTTTTGTGGATCCAGCAACATTAGCACTTGTTGAAGATGATTTCCGCATTGCAAATGCGTATCAATTGACTGGCGTTCCAGCATTGATCGTGAATGGAAAATATTTGATCAATGGAGCACAGCCATTAGAACAGATCATTCAAGCACTTCAAACCATCAAAGAAAAAGAAGCGCCGCTGATTGAAGCAAATGATTCAGAAAGTGGTTCTTGCAACATGGAGGACGGTAAATGGGTTTGTAAAGACTAA
- a CDS encoding DNA topoisomerase III, with protein sequence MANKQLIIAEKPSVAKDLSKVLGANQKNKSYYEGPTVIVTWALGHLLGLKMPEDINKEWQSWQMETLPMVPKKLGIKPLPKTGHQLKAIKQLANRKDVTEAVIATDAGREGELVARWILEYVNFNKPVKRLWISSQTDKAIKDGFKKLRPAKEYDNLYYSALARAKADWLVGLNVTRALTVKYQDSLSAGRVQTPTLSLVRQQEKKIESFRPQTYFSVELQVQKEKAKLVQSNPYAFKERNDVETFVKKLSEGKGKVTDIQEKTKTEQAPLPYDLTEIQKEANQRYQFSAKKTLSLVQSLYEFHKIVTYPRTDSKYLTTDMKATMKERLQAVSDFAPEVKTYIKDGGQVKLTKVFQNEKVTDHHALIPTEQRPRYEKLSGDEQKIYNMIVTRFLGMFAESHRTKQTKVTVSFGKEQFIFRQSKVEVAGWKQEKEDVVPSVDWTLGMVIPPNFTINKELTAPPKPLTEGTLLGLMEKYSLGTPATRAEIIEKLIKSELMERNTNGLNVSPKGKQLLELVNPSLVTPELTEKWEKTLEAIAKGKQSSTVFLKEIEQDTKKLVNEIKQSESKYQDFSITQKKCPECGSNLREKNTKDGKIYVCSNKDCSYRRRKDPKVSNHRCSQCHRKMEIIDGKNGAYFKCKYCSITEKMQDKKERNKKLTKHEERKLMKKYSQKEEPEESALAQALKAAMKQD encoded by the coding sequence ATGGCAAATAAACAACTAATTATTGCTGAAAAACCTAGTGTTGCCAAAGATTTAAGTAAAGTACTAGGGGCAAATCAAAAAAATAAAAGTTACTACGAAGGTCCGACAGTCATTGTTACTTGGGCATTAGGTCATCTTTTAGGTTTAAAAATGCCGGAAGATATCAATAAAGAATGGCAATCATGGCAAATGGAGACTCTGCCTATGGTACCAAAAAAATTAGGTATCAAACCGTTACCAAAAACAGGACACCAGTTAAAAGCAATCAAACAATTAGCAAATCGTAAAGATGTTACAGAAGCGGTGATTGCAACGGATGCTGGACGTGAAGGCGAGCTAGTTGCTCGCTGGATTTTAGAATATGTCAACTTTAATAAACCCGTCAAACGTCTATGGATTTCTTCACAAACTGATAAAGCAATCAAAGATGGTTTCAAGAAATTACGACCAGCAAAAGAATACGACAATCTATATTATTCAGCATTAGCGCGTGCTAAAGCGGATTGGCTAGTTGGTCTAAATGTTACACGTGCATTGACCGTAAAATATCAAGATAGCTTATCAGCAGGAAGAGTACAAACGCCAACGCTATCTCTAGTCCGTCAACAAGAAAAGAAAATTGAAAGCTTTAGACCCCAAACTTATTTTTCAGTAGAGCTGCAAGTTCAAAAAGAAAAAGCAAAACTAGTTCAAAGCAATCCGTACGCATTTAAAGAACGGAACGATGTTGAAACATTCGTGAAAAAACTCAGCGAAGGAAAAGGCAAAGTAACGGATATTCAAGAAAAAACGAAAACAGAACAAGCACCACTGCCTTATGATTTAACAGAAATTCAAAAGGAAGCTAACCAACGCTATCAATTTTCTGCAAAGAAAACACTATCGCTAGTTCAAAGTCTCTATGAGTTCCATAAAATCGTAACGTATCCAAGAACCGATAGTAAATATTTAACGACAGATATGAAAGCAACGATGAAGGAACGGTTGCAAGCAGTAAGTGATTTTGCACCAGAAGTCAAAACCTACATCAAAGATGGTGGGCAAGTTAAATTGACGAAGGTTTTCCAGAATGAGAAAGTGACAGATCACCATGCACTGATTCCTACTGAACAACGTCCACGTTATGAGAAATTAAGTGGAGATGAACAAAAAATCTACAACATGATCGTGACTCGCTTCCTCGGCATGTTTGCTGAATCGCATCGGACGAAACAAACAAAAGTAACTGTAAGCTTTGGCAAAGAACAATTTATCTTCCGTCAAAGTAAAGTCGAAGTAGCTGGTTGGAAACAAGAAAAAGAAGACGTGGTTCCGTCTGTTGACTGGACATTAGGAATGGTGATTCCACCAAATTTCACTATTAATAAAGAACTAACTGCACCACCAAAACCATTGACTGAAGGAACTCTTTTAGGGCTGATGGAAAAATACAGCTTAGGAACTCCTGCCACACGTGCAGAAATCATTGAAAAACTGATCAAGTCAGAGTTGATGGAACGCAATACCAACGGCTTAAATGTATCACCAAAAGGTAAACAACTACTTGAACTAGTCAACCCATCATTGGTAACCCCAGAGCTAACAGAAAAATGGGAAAAAACATTAGAAGCAATCGCCAAAGGCAAACAAAGCAGTACTGTTTTCCTAAAAGAAATCGAGCAAGACACTAAAAAACTTGTCAACGAGATCAAACAAAGTGAAAGCAAATACCAAGATTTTTCAATCACACAAAAGAAATGCCCAGAATGTGGTTCAAACTTACGTGAGAAAAATACCAAAGACGGTAAAATCTATGTATGTTCTAATAAAGATTGCAGCTACCGTCGCAGAAAAGATCCTAAAGTTTCAAACCACCGTTGCTCTCAATGCCATCGTAAAATGGAAATTATTGATGGGAAAAATGGTGCTTACTTTAAATGTAAATACTGTTCAATTACTGAAAAAATGCAAGACAAAAAAGAACGCAATAAAAAACTGACTAAACATGAAGAACGTAAGTTAATGAAGAAATATTCGCAAAAAGAAGAACCAGAAGAAAGTGCTCTAGCACAAGCGTTAAAAGCAGCGATGAAACAAGACTGA
- a CDS encoding nucleoside deaminase, producing the protein MKNNIEVIQQQAELDAKFMKQALKLAKDASNNGNEPFGAVLVKNDKVILTGENQIHTESDPTYHAELGIIRDFCTSQKITDLSEYTLYTSCEPCCMCAGAMVWSNLDRMVYGLGHDELAEIAGFNIMIGSEEIFSKSPNRPEVAKGVLKEAAVPVYVDYFQR; encoded by the coding sequence GTGAAGAATAATATTGAAGTAATACAACAGCAAGCTGAACTAGACGCTAAATTCATGAAACAAGCCCTAAAACTTGCTAAAGACGCTAGCAATAATGGAAATGAACCATTTGGAGCCGTACTTGTCAAAAACGATAAAGTTATTTTAACTGGTGAAAATCAGATCCACACGGAAAGTGATCCCACCTATCACGCAGAATTAGGCATTATTCGTGATTTTTGTACGAGTCAAAAAATAACAGATTTATCAGAATATACCCTGTATACAAGTTGTGAACCCTGTTGTATGTGCGCTGGAGCTATGGTATGGAGCAATTTAGATAGAATGGTTTATGGTTTGGGGCATGATGAATTAGCTGAGATCGCCGGTTTTAATATTATGATTGGCAGTGAAGAGATTTTTTCAAAAAGTCCGAATAGACCTGAAGTTGCCAAAGGTGTTCTAAAAGAGGCGGCAGTGCCAGTGTATGTTGATTATTTTCAAAGATAA